A single genomic interval of Juglans regia cultivar Chandler chromosome 1, Walnut 2.0, whole genome shotgun sequence harbors:
- the LOC108985967 gene encoding ATP-dependent zinc metalloprotease FTSH 6, chloroplastic, with amino-acid sequence MSPALSLSLSHPPICKSRDHSKDNHLPKSTCRENPCYKTPSDIKLTKRKLLNSFALGLIGAGISISQPARAEPGSPVESTSSRMSYSRFLQYLDEGAVRKVDLFENGAVAIAEIFNPALDKIQRVKIQLPGLPPELLRKMKEKNVDFAAQPMEVTWWPAVLDLLGNLAFPLILIGSLLLRSSSTNTPGGPNLPFGLGRSKAKFQMEPNTGVTFEDVAGVDEAKQDFQEIVEFLKTPEKFAAVGARIPKGVLLVGPPGTGKTLLARAIAGEAGVPFFSLSGSEFIEMFVGVGASRVRDLFNKAKANSPCLVFIDEIDAVGRQRGTGIGGGNDEREQTLNQLLTEMDGFSGNSGVIVIAATNRPEIIDSALLRPGRFDRQVTVGLPDVRGREEILKVHSNNKKIDKDVSLSVVALRTPGFSGADLANLMNEAAILAGRRGKEKITMKEIDDSIDRIVAGMEGTKMTDGKSKILVAYHEIGHAVCATLTPGHDPVQKVTLIPRGQARGLTWFMPGEDPALISKQQLFARIVGGLGGRAAEEVIFGESEITTGAAGDLQQITQIARQMVTTFGMSEIGPWALTDPAVQSSDVVLRMLARNAMSEKLAEDIDSSIRKIIENAYKIAKNHIRNNREAIDKLVDVLLEKETLTGDEFRAILSEFTDISSIETDVRVMIEV; translated from the exons ATGTCACCAGCTCTATCTTTATCTCTTTCACACCCCCCAATCTGCAAATCTCGGGACCATTCAAAGGATAACCACCTTCCCAAAAGTACTTGTAGAGAAAACCCATGTTACAAAACACCTTCAGACATTAAGCTCACCAAGAGAAAGCTATTAAATTCCTTTGCTTTGGGGCTTATAGGGGCAGGCATCTCCATTTCTCAGCCCGCAAGAGCTGAGCCGGGGAGCCCTGTTGAATCCACTTCAAGTAGAATGTCATATTCGAGATTTTTGCAGTATCTGGATGAAGGTGCTGTAAGGAAGGTCGATCTGTTTGAGAATGGCGCTGTTGCGATCGCCGAGATTTTCAACCCAGCACTAGACAAAATCCAGAGGGTCAAAATTCAGTTACCCGGATTGCCACCAGAATTGCTgaggaaaatgaaagagaagaaTGTAGACTTTGCAGCTCAACCAATGGAAGTAACTTGGTGGCCAGCAGTACTCGATTTGTTGGGGAATTTGGCTTTTCCATTGATATTGATTGGCTCTTTACTTCTTAGATCATCATCAACAAACACTCCAGGTGGCCCTAACTTGCCATTTGGACTCGGAAG GAGCAAAGCCAAATTTCAAATGGAACCCAACACCGGAGTGACATTCGAAGATGTTGCTGGCGTTGACGAAGCAAAGCAAGATTTCCAAGAGATTGTCGAGTTCTTAAAAACCCCAGAAAAGTTTGCAGCAGTTGGAGCCAGGATTCCCAAAGGAGTTCTTTTGGTTGGGCCACCTGGTACTGGAAAGACGTTGCTGGCCAGGGCGATTGCTGGAGAAGCAGGggttcctttcttttctctatctGGGTCAGAGTTCATTGAGATGTTTGTTGGTGTAGGGGCTTCAAGAGTGAGGGACTTATTCAACAAAGCGAAGGCCAATTCGCCATGCTTAGTGTTCATTGATGAGATAGATGCTGTAGGGAGGCAGAGAGGAACAGGTATTGGCGGAGGAAACGATGAGAGGGAACAAACACTGAATCAGTTGCTTACCGAAATGGATGGCTTCAGTGGGAATAGTGGAGTGATTGTTATTGCTGCTACCAACCGACCGGAAATTATTGATTCGGCTTTGCTTAGGCCGGGGAGGTTCGACAGACAG GTCACTGTTGGATTACCGGATGTGAGAGGGAGGGAAGAAATATTAAAGGTGCATAGCAACAACAAGAAAATTGATAAGGATGTCTCTCTCAGCGTTGTTGCCCTAAGAACCCCAGGGTTCAGCGGAGCAGACCTTGCAAACCTCATGAACGAAGCTGCCATTCTAGCCGGTAGGAGAGGCAAGGAGAAAATTACAATGAAAGAGATTGACGACTCCATTGATCGGATTGTCGCAGGAATGGAGGGAACCAAAATGACAGATGGGAAGAGCAAAATTCTTGTGGCTTATCATGAAATAGGGCACGCTGTGTGCGC GACGTTGACTCCAGGCCATGACCCAGTGCAGAAAGTGACTCTGATCCCAAGGGGTCAAGCCCGTGGTCTAACTTGGTTCATGCCTGGTGAAGATCCTGCACTCATCTCTAAGCAACAACTATTTGCTAGAATAGTTGGAGGTCTTGGAGGTCGCGCGGCTGAGGAAGTGATTTTTGGAGAATCGGAAATTACTACAGGTGCAGCTGGAGACTTGCAACAAATTACTCAGATAGCAAGACAG ATGGTAACTACGTTTGGCATGTCCGAGATTGGGCCATGGGCATTGACCGATCCGGCAGTGCAAAGCAGCGATGTGGTACTAAGGATGCTAGCTAGAAACGCCATGTCGGAAAAGCTTGCAGAGGACATAGATTCCTCTATacgaaaaataatagaaaatgcaTACAAGATTGCAAAGAATCACATTAGAAATAACCGTGAGGCTATTGATAAACTAGTGGACGTGCTGTTGGAGAAGGAAACTCTCACGGGAGATGAATTCAGGGCAATCCTGTCTGAATTTACTGATATCTCTTCAATTGAGACTGATGTCCGGGTGATGATAGAAGTCTAG